The following proteins are encoded in a genomic region of Primulina huaijiensis isolate GDHJ02 chromosome 3, ASM1229523v2, whole genome shotgun sequence:
- the LOC140972171 gene encoding uncharacterized protein: protein MCFQTNENMTKDVGGGRVNGKLDEKKNDDKNVYFEYFDTYLGGYNKVHDVDVVTDLIKCDDVGFTKLDMELNKVHTKDSSREVVDVRDDAHGVTGSQEDKVSNVIFLIVKNVMTKTNRVRKRKPNMFVTPPSSTRRRKTKSIIECKEYRVISDEADTSIEDKNISADKDESKLKNFRGREVFVVAKKSQTKSATS, encoded by the exons ATGTGTTTTCAAACTAATGAAAATATGACAAAGGATGTTGGTGGTGGTCGGGTAAATGGTAAACttgatgagaaaaaaaatgaCGACaagaatgtttattttgaatattttgacaCATATTTAGGTGGATATAATAAAGTCCATGATGTTGATGTTGTGACAGATTTGATTAAATGCGATGATGTCGGTTTCACTAAGTTGGATATGGAACTAAATAAGGTTCACACCAAGGATTCTTCGAGAGAGGTAGTAGATGTAAGAGATGATGCTCATGGTGTCACTGGTTCGCAAGAGGACAAGGTCagtaatgttatatttttaattgtgaAGAATGTAATGACAAAAACTAATCGTGTGAGAAAGAGAAAGCCAAATATGTTCGTCACTCCTCCAAGTTCCACCCGAAGACGCAAAACAAAGTCCATTATAGAATGCAAAGAGTATCGTGTAATTAGTGATGAG GCAGACACGAGCATAGAAGACAAGAATATATCCGCTGATAAAGATGAgtcaaaacttaaaaatttcagAGGTAGAGAAGTTTTTGTAGTTGCAAAGAAGTCTCAGACAAAGAGCGCAACATCATAA